A portion of the Bacillus thuringiensis genome contains these proteins:
- the ftsL gene encoding cell division protein FtsL: MTNLAVKYKQQAQEEVQIQTPPQQMAKPKVKAKITRIEKMLYVAFIGFLLYACVAFIGNKAGLYQVNVEAATIEEKIVQQQKENQELQAEVEKLSRYERIAEVAKKHGLEINANNVKGLK, from the coding sequence ATGACTAATTTAGCTGTAAAGTACAAACAACAAGCGCAAGAAGAGGTGCAAATTCAAACGCCCCCACAGCAGATGGCTAAGCCGAAGGTTAAAGCAAAAATTACAAGAATCGAAAAAATGTTGTATGTAGCGTTTATTGGCTTTTTATTGTATGCCTGTGTCGCGTTTATTGGAAATAAAGCAGGCCTTTATCAAGTTAATGTAGAAGCAGCGACGATAGAAGAAAAAATTGTACAGCAGCAAAAAGAAAATCAAGAATTACAAGCTGAAGTAGAGAAGTTAAGTCGCTATGAACGAATCGCTGAAGTTGCAAAAAAACACGGGCTAGAAATTAATGCGAATAATGTGAAAGGCCTCAAATAA
- the rsmH gene encoding 16S rRNA (cytosine(1402)-N(4))-methyltransferase RsmH, which translates to MFKHVTVLLKETVDGLDIKPDGTYVDCTLGGGGHSSYLLSQLTEGGKLIAFDQDEIAIQNAKEKFSSYGEQFITVKSNFRYLAEKLQEIGITEVDGILFDLGVSSPQLDTPERGFSYHHDAPLDMRMDQDAPLTAYDVVNSWSYEQLVRIFFQYGEEKFSKQIARKIEAYRENKAIETTGELVELIKEGIPAPARRTGGHPAKRVFQAIRIAVNDELKVFEEALESAIEMVKPGGRVSVITFHSLEDRICKTTFKRNSTTPQLPPGLPIIPDEFKPKLKLITRKPILPSDIELEENNRARSAKLRIAEKR; encoded by the coding sequence ATGTTTAAACACGTAACAGTGCTTTTAAAGGAAACAGTAGACGGCTTAGATATAAAGCCAGATGGTACATATGTAGATTGTACACTGGGGGGAGGAGGACATAGTTCTTATTTATTATCCCAATTAACTGAAGGTGGAAAATTAATAGCGTTTGATCAAGATGAGATAGCGATTCAAAACGCGAAAGAAAAGTTCTCTTCATACGGTGAACAGTTTATAACAGTAAAGAGTAACTTCCGTTATTTAGCTGAAAAACTGCAAGAAATAGGTATAACAGAAGTAGACGGTATTTTATTTGATTTAGGTGTTTCATCCCCACAATTAGATACACCAGAGCGAGGCTTTAGTTATCATCATGATGCACCGTTAGATATGCGGATGGATCAAGATGCCCCATTAACAGCATATGATGTTGTAAATAGCTGGTCATATGAACAACTTGTAAGGATTTTCTTCCAATACGGTGAAGAGAAATTTTCAAAACAAATTGCAAGAAAAATTGAAGCTTATCGTGAGAATAAAGCTATTGAAACGACAGGAGAATTAGTAGAGCTAATTAAAGAAGGTATTCCGGCTCCTGCTCGTAGAACTGGTGGGCATCCTGCTAAGCGAGTGTTTCAGGCAATTCGTATAGCTGTAAATGATGAATTAAAAGTATTTGAAGAAGCATTGGAATCTGCTATTGAGATGGTTAAACCAGGTGGAAGGGTTAGTGTTATAACATTCCATTCATTAGAAGATCGCATTTGTAAAACAACGTTTAAGCGAAATAGTACAACGCCACAATTGCCGCCAGGATTACCGATTATTCCTGATGAATTTAAGCCGAAATTAAAGCTTATTACAAGAAAACCGATTTTACCTTCTGATATAGAGCTAGAAGAAAATAATCGTGCGCGTTCTGCGAAGTTGAGAATCGCTGAAAAACGATAA
- the bshC gene encoding bacillithiol biosynthesis cysteine-adding enzyme BshC: MEIKEISVPQQGVVADYMNGKKEIQSCFDYMLTEDAFKQRLHDLREREFFRQDLVAHLLEYNTKLQAGESTLQNVKALGDGNTYVVIAGQQAGLLTGPLYTIHKVISILQLAKEKEESLGVKVVPVFWIAGEDHDMDEINHTFVAKNKKMKKTIFYDRNPKKASASESELSVEDCRSWIEEIFKTYPETNFTKDVLKFVDDALKKSNTYVDFFAHLITKIFANSGLILVDSHHPELRKLEIPFFKRIISKYKEVQEGLRNQQEVIKELGYKPIIETKSHAVHIFMEIDNERILLEEHQGKFVGKDGAHSFSYEELIEEMERNPARFSNNVVTRPLMQEYVFPTLAFIGGPGELAYWSELQQVFHTVGFQMPPVVPRLTITYVERDIATDLFDLQLRESDPFLNGVDKLRENWLSNRIEEPIDDHFEKAKKEIADIHTSLQQFVKKIEPGLGAFAGKNELKINEQIELLERMLKRNVEKKYEVQLNKFRRIQFALRPLGVPQERVWNVCYYLNQFGLDFVDRVMENPFSWDGKHHVIKL; this comes from the coding sequence ATGGAGATAAAAGAAATCTCTGTTCCGCAACAAGGTGTTGTAGCGGACTATATGAACGGTAAAAAAGAGATACAGTCATGTTTTGATTATATGTTAACAGAAGATGCTTTTAAACAACGTTTACATGATTTGCGTGAAAGGGAGTTTTTCCGCCAAGATTTAGTAGCGCATTTATTAGAATATAATACAAAATTACAAGCGGGAGAATCTACACTTCAAAATGTAAAAGCGCTTGGAGATGGAAATACATATGTTGTTATAGCTGGACAACAAGCGGGATTATTAACTGGACCGCTTTATACAATTCATAAAGTTATTTCAATTTTACAGCTTGCAAAGGAAAAGGAAGAAAGTTTAGGAGTTAAAGTTGTCCCTGTCTTCTGGATTGCGGGTGAAGACCATGATATGGATGAGATTAACCATACTTTTGTAGCGAAAAATAAAAAGATGAAAAAAACTATTTTTTATGATCGTAATCCGAAAAAGGCGAGTGCTTCTGAGTCTGAACTTTCTGTTGAAGATTGTAGAAGTTGGATTGAAGAGATTTTTAAAACATACCCAGAAACAAATTTTACAAAGGATGTATTAAAATTTGTTGATGATGCTTTGAAAAAATCGAATACGTATGTAGATTTCTTTGCTCATCTTATTACGAAAATCTTTGCTAATTCTGGTTTAATCCTTGTTGATTCACATCATCCTGAATTAAGAAAGTTAGAAATTCCATTTTTCAAGCGAATTATAAGTAAGTATAAAGAGGTGCAAGAGGGGCTTCGTAATCAGCAGGAAGTAATTAAAGAACTAGGATACAAACCGATTATTGAAACGAAGTCTCATGCAGTGCATATATTCATGGAAATAGATAATGAACGAATATTGCTTGAAGAGCATCAAGGTAAGTTTGTTGGAAAGGATGGGGCGCATTCCTTTTCATATGAAGAGTTGATTGAAGAAATGGAGAGAAATCCGGCACGTTTTAGTAATAATGTTGTAACGCGTCCTCTTATGCAAGAGTATGTATTTCCTACGCTCGCATTTATTGGAGGTCCAGGGGAATTAGCTTATTGGAGTGAATTACAACAAGTATTCCATACTGTCGGTTTTCAAATGCCACCTGTCGTTCCTCGTCTTACAATTACTTATGTGGAGAGAGATATAGCGACAGATTTATTCGATCTGCAATTGAGAGAAAGTGATCCGTTTTTAAATGGTGTCGATAAACTGCGTGAAAACTGGTTGTCTAATCGAATAGAGGAACCGATTGATGATCATTTTGAAAAGGCAAAAAAAGAAATTGCTGATATTCATACATCTTTACAGCAATTTGTAAAGAAAATAGAGCCAGGGTTAGGTGCGTTTGCAGGGAAAAACGAATTGAAAATTAATGAACAAATTGAACTGCTGGAAAGAATGTTGAAAAGAAATGTTGAGAAAAAGTATGAGGTTCAACTAAATAAATTCCGCCGTATACAATTCGCACTTCGTCCATTAGGTGTGCCGCAAGAACGTGTGTGGAATGTATGTTATTATTTAAATCAGTTTGGTTTGGATTTCGTTGATCGTGTAATGGAAAACCCTTTTTCTTGGGACGGAAAACATCATGTTATAAAACTGTAA
- the panE gene encoding 2-dehydropantoate 2-reductase — protein sequence MKIGIVGPGAIGLLYTFYLQKSNQDVTLFTRTAKQAEELNETGITCIRDGRCETVYPAVLPIESMVAQNLDYIFIAVKQYHIDDILPFLEGASSLIFLQNGMSHLPKMLQIGSENIAVGIVEHGAKKEAGHIVHHTGVGVTKFGVVCGQSIHFKKIFHSFPVAYFPVQIETDWEEIMREKLVVNVCINPLTALLGVKNGELITNRFFYQMMEQVFQEVAFLIREEKAMVWQMVRNVCEGTSRNTSSMLADVRANRQTEINAIVGYVLEEAKKQQRPVPTLQFLFDAIKGLETRV from the coding sequence ATGAAAATTGGAATTGTCGGACCAGGTGCTATTGGTCTATTGTATACATTTTATTTACAAAAAAGTAACCAAGATGTTACGTTGTTTACAAGAACAGCTAAGCAAGCTGAAGAGTTAAATGAAACAGGTATAACTTGTATTAGAGATGGAAGATGTGAAACGGTATATCCAGCTGTTTTACCGATAGAAAGTATGGTAGCGCAAAATTTAGATTATATATTTATTGCTGTGAAGCAATATCATATAGATGACATACTACCGTTTTTGGAAGGTGCATCATCATTAATCTTTTTGCAAAACGGAATGTCGCATCTTCCAAAGATGCTGCAAATAGGGAGTGAAAATATAGCTGTTGGTATTGTAGAACATGGTGCGAAAAAAGAGGCAGGGCATATCGTTCATCATACTGGAGTAGGTGTAACAAAATTTGGCGTGGTTTGTGGCCAATCTATACATTTTAAAAAAATATTTCATTCTTTTCCTGTTGCTTATTTCCCAGTTCAAATAGAAACGGATTGGGAAGAGATTATGCGCGAAAAATTAGTAGTAAATGTATGTATCAATCCGTTGACAGCGCTATTGGGAGTTAAGAATGGTGAATTAATCACGAATCGCTTTTTTTATCAGATGATGGAGCAAGTGTTTCAGGAGGTCGCATTTCTTATTAGAGAAGAAAAAGCGATGGTATGGCAAATGGTACGAAATGTGTGTGAAGGAACGTCTCGTAATACATCCTCTATGTTAGCGGATGTAAGAGCGAATAGACAGACGGAAATTAATGCGATTGTTGGGTATGTATTAGAAGAGGCTAAGAAACAGCAACGACCAGTTCCGACACTTCAATTTTTGTTCGATGCAATAAAAGGGTTAGAAACAAGAGTATAA
- a CDS encoding N-acetyltransferase, with translation MGFPKVERLLINYKTLDEFKKFKGCGAQELSMLEELQANIIENDSESPFYGIYYGGSLIARMSLYMKRNGGEPFEITGPYLELYKLEVLPTFQKQGFGQMLVNHAKQLQFPIKTIARIHSAGFWDKLNFSPVSVTDGDFYIWHPETNLNAVTNEESA, from the coding sequence ATGGGATTCCCAAAAGTTGAGCGCTTGCTCATCAATTATAAAACGTTAGATGAATTCAAAAAATTTAAAGGGTGCGGAGCCCAGGAACTATCTATGCTGGAAGAATTACAAGCAAACATTATTGAAAACGACAGTGAATCTCCATTTTACGGTATTTATTATGGCGGATCACTAATCGCACGTATGAGTCTATATATGAAAAGAAACGGCGGAGAACCATTCGAAATTACAGGTCCTTACCTAGAACTTTATAAACTTGAAGTATTACCAACTTTTCAAAAACAAGGATTCGGACAAATGCTTGTAAATCATGCGAAACAACTGCAATTTCCTATTAAAACGATAGCGCGTATTCATTCAGCTGGTTTTTGGGATAAATTAAATTTCAGCCCCGTATCAGTAACTGATGGAGATTTTTATATTTGGCATCCAGAAACAAATTTGAATGCGGTTACAAACGAAGAATCGGCTTAA
- a CDS encoding RsfA family transcriptional regulator: MATTRQDAWTDDEDLLLAEVVLRHIREGGTQLSAFKEVGKNLSRTPAACGFRWNSYVRKQYKERIEEAKQLRKVENYEVKETKVLEPTSITLNDVIDFLQNYKDENSLTVLQQQVESLQTERERLLERLSVYEEEYRTLLDYIDQKRSVMVAERNNARSTEKLEKLKK; the protein is encoded by the coding sequence ATGGCGACAACAAGACAAGATGCTTGGACTGATGATGAAGATTTGCTTCTGGCAGAAGTAGTACTCCGGCATATTCGAGAAGGTGGAACACAACTTTCTGCCTTTAAGGAAGTGGGGAAAAATTTATCTCGTACACCAGCAGCATGTGGATTTAGATGGAATTCTTACGTAAGAAAGCAATATAAAGAACGTATTGAGGAAGCGAAGCAACTTCGTAAAGTAGAAAATTATGAAGTGAAAGAGACAAAGGTGTTAGAACCTACGTCAATTACGTTGAATGATGTTATTGATTTCTTGCAAAATTATAAAGATGAAAACTCTTTAACGGTGTTGCAACAACAAGTTGAATCATTACAAACAGAAAGAGAGCGTCTTCTGGAGCGATTATCAGTATATGAGGAAGAGTATAGAACATTGCTTGATTATATCGATCAAAAAAGAAGTGTAATGGTAGCGGAAAGAAACAATGCTCGCTCGACTGAGAAGTTAGAGAAGCTTAAGAAATAA
- the rpmF gene encoding 50S ribosomal protein L32 has translation MAVPFRRTSKTVKRKRRTHFKLSVPGMVECPSCGEAKLAHRVCKACGTYKGKEVISK, from the coding sequence ATGGCTGTACCTTTTAGAAGAACTTCTAAAACAGTAAAAAGAAAGCGTCGTACGCATTTCAAATTATCAGTACCTGGTATGGTAGAGTGCCCAAGCTGTGGTGAAGCGAAATTAGCTCACCGTGTATGTAAAGCATGCGGTACTTACAAAGGTAAAGAAGTAATCAGCAAGTAA
- a CDS encoding YceD family protein, with protein sequence MKWSIHQLNKLRNKGLTLDEMVDVSELKEVEKDIREINPVHVTGRVDFGSGKFTFHLHITGSMVLPCSRSLVDVTLPFDIKTTEVFQTSQEEFETEAEIHCLEGEVLDLLPVIKENILLEIPMQIFSDDVSGGAPTQGQDWQVISEEDKEKTVDPRLAGLAKFFDK encoded by the coding sequence ATGAAATGGTCCATCCATCAATTGAATAAATTGAGAAATAAAGGATTGACATTGGATGAGATGGTAGATGTAAGTGAGCTAAAAGAGGTCGAGAAAGATATTCGTGAAATTAATCCTGTTCATGTAACGGGAAGAGTTGATTTTGGCTCCGGTAAGTTTACGTTTCATCTACATATAACTGGAAGCATGGTTTTACCATGTTCTCGCTCTTTAGTAGATGTGACATTACCATTTGACATTAAAACAACTGAGGTGTTCCAAACTTCACAAGAAGAATTTGAAACTGAAGCTGAAATTCATTGTTTAGAAGGAGAAGTACTTGACTTACTGCCCGTAATCAAGGAAAATATACTTTTGGAGATTCCAATGCAAATTTTCAGTGATGATGTTTCTGGTGGAGCACCGACGCAAGGTCAAGACTGGCAAGTGATTTCGGAAGAAGACAAAGAAAAGACTGTTGATCCAAGATTGGCAGGACTTGCAAAGTTTTTTGACAAATAA
- a CDS encoding nucleotidyltransferase has translation MQETKKLTQSDIIIAVMSGPFLQRGEPALISKWYRTKMALANGVDLVVELPYVFATQKAETFANGAISILNALHVSEICFGSEDGQIENFYNTISVQKNEEETFNCLVKQFMDAGNSYAKATSDAFAHILTSEKNIDMSQPNNILGFQYIKAILSQNSSIQAQTIKRFASHYHDETFNDQHIASATSIRKQLFSEEGSFTTIEPFLPQANASLLANYKQNYGILHNWEQYFSFFKYKLMTMSPGDLRHIYEIEEGLEHRILSKIQNSSSFYSFMEALKTKRYTWTRLQRACTHILTNTTKEEIRSANIEQHAPYIRLLGMSQKGQTYLSKNKKKIELPILTHTKTFDHAALDIEKKANSVYFSIMHEPLRTQLLKQDITHHPIRYDETTTKFL, from the coding sequence GTGCAAGAGACAAAAAAGTTAACACAATCCGATATAATAATTGCCGTTATGAGTGGTCCTTTTTTACAGCGTGGTGAGCCCGCACTCATTTCCAAATGGTATCGCACTAAAATGGCCTTAGCAAACGGCGTAGACCTTGTTGTAGAGCTTCCATACGTCTTTGCAACACAAAAGGCTGAAACCTTCGCAAATGGTGCCATTTCCATTTTAAATGCCCTACATGTTTCTGAAATTTGTTTCGGTAGTGAGGATGGACAAATCGAAAATTTTTATAATACCATCTCCGTACAAAAAAACGAAGAAGAGACTTTTAACTGCCTTGTAAAACAATTCATGGACGCTGGCAATAGTTATGCAAAAGCAACATCGGATGCTTTTGCACACATTTTAACATCCGAAAAAAACATAGATATGTCACAACCAAATAATATTTTAGGCTTCCAATACATTAAAGCAATTCTGTCACAAAATAGCTCTATACAAGCTCAAACTATAAAAAGATTCGCCTCTCATTACCATGATGAAACATTTAATGACCAACATATTGCAAGCGCGACAAGCATTCGAAAACAACTCTTTAGCGAAGAAGGATCATTTACAACAATTGAACCTTTTCTCCCACAGGCAAACGCTTCGCTTTTAGCAAATTACAAACAAAACTACGGGATATTACATAATTGGGAACAATACTTTTCATTTTTTAAATATAAACTCATGACGATGTCTCCAGGGGACTTACGACATATATATGAAATAGAAGAAGGTTTAGAGCATCGTATTTTATCAAAAATACAAAACAGTTCCTCCTTCTATTCATTCATGGAAGCATTAAAAACAAAACGTTATACATGGACTAGATTACAAAGAGCTTGTACACACATTTTAACAAACACAACAAAAGAGGAAATACGTAGCGCAAATATAGAACAACATGCACCATATATCCGCCTGCTAGGCATGTCACAAAAAGGACAAACTTACCTTTCAAAAAACAAGAAAAAAATTGAACTTCCAATCCTTACTCATACAAAAACATTTGACCATGCTGCTTTAGATATAGAGAAAAAAGCAAACTCTGTATATTTTTCCATCATGCACGAACCGTTACGCACGCAACTATTAAAACAAGACATAACACACCATCCTATTCGCTATGATGAAACAACGACAAAATTTCTATAA
- a CDS encoding IS3 family transposase (programmed frameshift) gives MKTRVHYPEEIKWKVIEMKKDGYSNRTIMEKFGIKNVSQIKTWMKWYRTGQTYRFQQPVGKQYSYGKGPKELNELEQLRLENKPVKNKITDMGKVSGNRKELNLETVVTLWTDFKTKLTVKELCNVLELPRSTFYRWLQRTVDLRDEIEEKIKDVCLRHKLRYGYRRVTATLRKMGLCVNHKKVLRIMRQNQILSKVRRKKKKYISGAEPVIAPHRLERQFDASAPNEKWFTDVTYLLFGERTLYLSTIMDAFNREIISYVISESQALPLAMKTLKQAMRGRKVKDVLLHSDQGSIYTAKEFQAYAKENGIITSMSRRGNCHDNAVMESFFGHLKSEAFYSQEITKVSNTTVRKIVLEYIHYYNCVRIQEKLNHLSPKEFREQVV, from the exons TTGAAGACAAGAGTTCATTACCCAGAAGAAATAAAGTGGAAAGTGATTGAAATGAAAAAGGATGGATATTCCAATCGGACCATTATGGAGAAGTTTGGAATTAAAAATGTTTCCCAAATTAAGACATGGATGAAGTGGTATCGTACCGGTCAAACGTACCGTTTTCAACAACCTGTAGGAAAGCAATATTCTTATGGAAAAGGGCCAAAAGAGTTAAATGAATTGGAACAGCTACGGTTAGAAAATAAAC CAGTTAAAAACAAAATTACTGATATGGGGAAAGTATCCGGAAATCGAAAGGAGTTGAACCTGGAAACTGTAGTTACTTTATGGACCGATTTCAAAACAAAACTAACGGTAAAAGAATTGTGTAATGTATTAGAATTACCCCGGTCTACATTTTATCGTTGGTTACAACGAACAGTGGACCTAAGAGATGAGATAGAAGAGAAAATAAAGGATGTTTGTCTTCGGCATAAATTACGATATGGATATCGAAGAGTGACCGCAACTCTTCGGAAAATGGGACTGTGTGTGAATCATAAAAAAGTATTACGAATCATGAGACAAAATCAGATTCTCTCAAAAGTTCGTCGAAAGAAAAAGAAATATATCAGTGGTGCGGAGCCAGTAATAGCCCCTCATCGATTGGAACGCCAATTCGATGCATCCGCACCAAATGAAAAGTGGTTTACGGATGTGACGTATCTATTATTTGGAGAGCGTACCTTGTATTTATCAACGATTATGGATGCCTTTAATCGTGAAATTATTAGTTATGTCATCAGCGAGTCCCAAGCACTGCCATTAGCAATGAAGACATTAAAACAAGCAATGAGAGGGCGAAAAGTAAAAGATGTCCTTCTTCACTCAGATCAAGGAAGTATTTATACAGCGAAGGAATTTCAAGCATATGCCAAAGAAAATGGCATTATCACCAGCATGTCCCGGAGAGGAAATTGCCATGATAATGCCGTCATGGAAAGCTTCTTTGGTCATTTGAAAAGTGAAGCCTTCTATTCACAAGAGATAACAAAAGTATCCAACACAACTGTGCGAAAGATTGTGCTAGAATACATTCATTACTACAATTGTGTGCGAATTCAAGAAAAATTAAACCACCTATCCCCTAAAGAATTTAGGGAACAAGTGGTTTAG
- a CDS encoding SepM family pheromone-processing serine protease produces the protein MFKRFRFIYAILIGVILAMLLVYVRLPYYVTKPGMAAKLEPYVQVEGGTKESGDFMLVTVSMGPANVVNLIAAQFNKYTHISKAEEILQKGESDEEYQFRQNYAMKDSQNAAIYNAYKRANRSVSFENKGVLVAGVAKGMPSEGKLKLGDVIIAVDGKTFEKTEQFIEYMTGKKESDAVNIEYMRNGKQLKENLNVKTIPNGNGRVGIGVSIVTERELVVDPKVKINSHEIGGPSAGLMFTLEIYNQLVEEDLTKGHEIAGTGTINEKGEVGPIGGINQKVVAASDAGAEVFFAPNEKGAEKSNYKDALETAKDIKTKMKIVPVDTLDDALTYLEKMDKEKTSLKLK, from the coding sequence ATGTTTAAGCGTTTTCGGTTTATATATGCAATCTTAATAGGGGTTATATTGGCGATGTTACTTGTTTATGTGCGTTTACCGTATTATGTAACAAAACCAGGAATGGCTGCCAAATTAGAGCCTTACGTTCAAGTTGAGGGTGGAACGAAAGAATCTGGTGATTTTATGCTTGTTACGGTTTCAATGGGACCAGCAAATGTGGTGAATTTAATAGCGGCACAGTTTAATAAATATACACATATTTCAAAAGCGGAAGAAATATTGCAAAAAGGTGAGAGTGATGAAGAATATCAATTTCGCCAAAATTATGCGATGAAAGATTCACAAAATGCAGCAATTTATAATGCATATAAACGTGCGAATCGCTCCGTTTCTTTTGAAAATAAAGGTGTATTAGTTGCTGGTGTGGCAAAGGGAATGCCGTCAGAAGGAAAGCTTAAGCTTGGTGATGTTATTATAGCTGTTGACGGAAAAACATTTGAAAAAACGGAGCAATTTATTGAATATATGACTGGGAAAAAAGAAAGTGATGCTGTAAATATTGAGTACATGAGAAATGGAAAACAATTGAAAGAAAATTTAAATGTAAAGACGATTCCTAATGGAAATGGACGTGTGGGTATAGGTGTTTCTATCGTTACGGAGAGAGAATTAGTAGTCGATCCGAAAGTGAAAATTAATTCTCATGAAATTGGTGGACCATCCGCAGGTTTAATGTTCACATTAGAAATATATAATCAACTTGTGGAAGAAGACTTAACAAAAGGACATGAAATAGCTGGAACAGGTACGATAAATGAAAAAGGAGAAGTTGGTCCGATTGGTGGTATAAATCAAAAAGTGGTGGCTGCTAGCGATGCCGGGGCTGAAGTGTTCTTTGCGCCAAATGAAAAAGGTGCGGAGAAATCGAACTATAAAGATGCGCTTGAGACTGCAAAGGATATTAAAACAAAAATGAAAATTGTACCAGTGGATACGCTGGATGATGCATTAACATATTTAGAAAAGATGGATAAAGAAAAAACCTCTCTGAAATTGAAGTGA
- a CDS encoding patatin-like phospholipase family protein: MKEPKIGLALGSGGAKGFAHIGVIKVLREAGIPIHMIAGSSMGALIGTFYAASSNVERLYKLASVFKRKYYLDFTVPKMGFIAGKRVKDMIKMFTYNKNLEELDIPTAVVATDILKGEKVVFTSGPVADAVRASISVPGVFVPEKIDGRLLVDGGVIDRIPVSVVKELGADIVIAVDVSPIKVNGDVTSIYDVIMQSIEIMQHELVMNRQIASDLMMRPAVEQFSSRAFTNIEDIIRVGEVEAEKHISNIYLLIEQWKEKHNV, encoded by the coding sequence ATGAAAGAACCAAAGATTGGTTTAGCACTTGGGTCTGGGGGAGCGAAAGGGTTTGCTCATATCGGTGTAATAAAGGTTTTAAGGGAAGCGGGTATCCCCATTCATATGATTGCAGGAAGTAGTATGGGGGCGCTAATAGGTACGTTTTATGCGGCAAGTAGTAACGTTGAAAGATTGTATAAATTGGCATCTGTTTTTAAGCGGAAGTATTATTTAGATTTCACCGTACCCAAAATGGGATTTATTGCTGGAAAACGTGTCAAAGATATGATTAAAATGTTTACATATAATAAAAATCTAGAAGAGTTAGATATCCCGACGGCTGTTGTGGCTACTGACATATTGAAGGGGGAAAAAGTGGTCTTTACAAGTGGGCCAGTTGCAGATGCGGTGAGGGCTAGTATATCTGTTCCTGGAGTGTTTGTACCAGAAAAAATAGATGGACGATTATTAGTGGATGGTGGAGTTATTGATCGCATCCCGGTATCGGTTGTAAAAGAATTAGGGGCCGATATTGTTATCGCTGTTGATGTGTCTCCAATTAAGGTGAATGGCGATGTTACGTCCATTTATGACGTAATCATGCAAAGTATTGAAATTATGCAGCATGAGCTTGTAATGAATCGGCAAATTGCATCGGATTTAATGATGCGACCAGCTGTAGAGCAATTTAGTTCACGTGCTTTTACAAACATTGAAGACATTATTCGAGTTGGAGAAGTAGAAGCGGAAAAACATATTTCAAATATTTATTTATTAATTGAGCAGTGGAAGGAGAAACATAATGTTTAA